The Paenibacillus sp. FSL H7-0357 nucleotide sequence CACGGATTTGGTGCTCTTGGATTTGAATTTCTCCGGATTGACATTGAGCGAAGCCTGCACATCATCCAAATTGAGGTTGAACATCAAGGTTCCATGGCTGAACATACGTCCGCGTGTGGAGAATTGGGCATTTCCGGAAATTTTTTGCTCGCCGACCTGAAGGTCATTGCGCCCGCTAAGCTCGGCATTTACACCCATGGACTGCAGATAGTCGATGACCGGCTGGGTGAATTTAAGAAAGTTATGGAACGACTGTCCGTCGTCTTTGGTAATGAAGCTGAAGTTGAGATTGCCGAGGTCATGATAGACAGCCCCGCCGCCGGACAACCGCCGCACGACCTGGATGTTGTTGTCTTTTACATACTCCTGGTTGATCTCTTCAATCGTATTCTGGTGTTTGCCGATGATGATGGACGGACTGTTGATATAAAAGAGCAGATAGCTTTCGTCCATCGGCAGGTTTTTAAGTGCAAACTCTTCAATCGCCAGATTAATCGATGCGTCTGTGATTCCTGTGTTATCGATAAAAAGCATAGTGTATTCCTCCGCTTAGGCATGATTAACTACTGCATTTATTCTAAACTAAAAGCTTGCATTTCACAAAATAGAAAACATTCTTCATATAAGCAGCGGTGTGTGCTGAAGAGCCCAACTGTGCATTCACTGGTGCCGGGGCATTGACGTACTCTTGGCAAAGGGGCAATAATTGGGTCAATGAAGAACATACCCGCGAGGAAGATCAGAGGGAGTGCAGAACTATGCTTGAAAAATATGGCCACGGCGGTGATTTGCTGACAGCGGCGGAACTCTATGGTGTGGGGGACGGCCTGTTTCTTGATTTCAGCGCCAATATTAACCCGCTGGGCCCGCCGCCCGGCGTGCTTGAACTGCTGCGTGATTCCAGGCAAGCCGTGACGGCTTATCCCGATCCCGGACACCGCCGATTAAAGTCGCTGCTGGCGGAGAGTCTTGAAGTGGACAGCAGCTGGATTACGGTGGGCAACGGGGCAGCAGAGTCAATGGCGCTGCTACTGCTGGCTGCAGCACCACGCAAGGTGGGGATCATTGAGCCTTGCTTCTCCGAGTACCGCCAGCTTGCGGAGCAATTCGGTGCGGAGGTCTTGTCCGTTCAGGGAACGAAGGAGCAGGAATACCGGGCCGGTGTGCAGAGCATCGCCGGACTGCTGGAGCAGGTCGATCTGCTGTTCCTCGGCCAGCCGAACAATCCAAACGGCGTCCAGTATTCGCTGGACGACCTCCGGCTGCTGGCACGCAAGGCGGAGCGCTGCGGGGCCATTCTTGCGGTCGATGAAGCGTTCATCGACTTCATTCCCGGGGAGCGGCGGCAATCTTTGCTGCCGGAGCTGGCGGAGTACCGTCAGACGGTGCTGATCCGCTCGATGACGAAGTTTTATGCCATCCCGGGGCTGCGCCTGGGATTCACGGTCGCGCATCCCGAGCTTGCGGCGGCAATGACCTCCAAGCAGGTGACGTGGAGCGTGAACGGCCTGGCGCTGCTGGCCGGGGAAGCTTGCCTGCGCAGCGGGCAAGCCTATGAAGCGAACACCCGCGAGTTAATCGCGGAGGAGCGGGAGGTGCTGCGGCAGGGGCTGCTGCACCTCGGCTGTGCTGTGCCGCCGGGCGAGGCCAACTTCCTGCTCGCCGGCCTGCCTGCGCCATGGAGCGCGCAGGAAATGCAGGCCAGGCTGGGCCGCAGCGGCATCCTGGTGCGCAGCTGCGCCATGTATGCCGGCCTGGGGCCTGGCCATATCCGCGTCGCGGTCCGGGGGCGCGACGACAATGCCCGGCTGCTCCGGCAGATGGCGGAGATTATGCAGGGGGAATTTTTATGATCGGCTGGGCTGCATGCTGGATATTAGGCGCGTCGCCGGATTTGATTTGATGCACCAGTATTCTATTGTATTTTGTACAGTAGAATGGACGTTGAATTGGGCGGAAATTGATTCTATTGTATTCTCTGCAACAGAATTCCCCAAAAAGGTCCATTTACGAGCGATGTGGCGAATTCTACTGTATAGAATGCAATAGAAAGCTTTTCTGGAGTCAAAAGAGTTGGATCTGTTGTACTTTTTGCATTAGAAGTTGAAGGGATTGTTTGATATTTATTCTCTGGATTGGGCGATTGATCAGAGTAAGCTCACCCATCTGCCACGTAGTGAAAAGGGTCATTTGGTGGGATATAATGGAATGAAAAGTCCGTGAAAATGATTGGTTACGAGAGCCCGAATAGAATAAATGTAATTTCTGCAACTATCAGGTGCGGCAGCAGGGCGCTTTGAGAGATACCTGTATTTTGTGCAATTAAAAGTAGCCGAAAAGGACATTTCTGCTGAAACCGGGCTGTTTAGATGTACGGAGTGCAACTAAATCAAATTTCCTCCTGAAATGGGGGCTTTTAGTTGTACAGAATGCAATTAGCCCAGTAGATGAAAAGTAGTAAGTTAGCTGAGATGGGGGAGGCTAGCTGAGAAGAGGTAAGCTAGAGGTGAAGAAGTATGTTGCTAAGAAGAGGTATGTCAGCTGAACTGTTGTTTGTTCGTAGAGAAAAAGTTTGTTAGATAGGCAAGGTTATTTCTATAAAAAGTCATAGTGATCCGGCTGCCCTTCTATACTTAGCAAGAATCCAACGTTGATGAAAGTTTTATGTTATTCACTCCTTGTGCGGCAATGTTTAGGGAGAACGGCTGGATGGCACGCTTCTTCTTACCTGTTTTTTGAGTACAATTACAGTAGGAGTTACGGAGACGCAGTAAGCTGCGAACACGGAGCTGCAATACGAACGAGGTTGAAACTGCGAACAAGGCTGATGCTGTGCATAGAGTTTGGAATAGAACTGTGAGGGGAGACGGATAGAAGATGGATGAAGTGAAAATCCCTTTTAATCTTACCGGCGGGGAAACTGTGTACCTGAGCAGGGTATGGCCGGGGCTTGTGCTGGAATGGAAGGAAGGACATCTGCTGCTGGAGTTCCCGGCTGAGGCGGATGGGATTTCGAGTGCGGTGTACGGCGGGGGAATGGGGCGTCTACAGCGGGCCGTCAATCAATTTGTCAGTCGTGATTACGAGTGTAGCGATCCTGTGCGGGATATGGAGCTTAAATTACGCGAATGGGGCTACCCGCAAGAAGGCTGTGCGGGCCTTATGACTGCTGTGCCGCTGGAGCACGCAGCTGTGATAGAGGAAGATACCGGCTCGGCAGGCATCTTCTGCTGTGTGACGGCCGCTTCGGGCAATGCCGCGCGTGCCGGGGTGGATCGCCCCGTGCTGGCGGCTTACCGCCCCGGCACGATCAATATTATGCTCGGCATTGACGGACGGCTGACTCCGGCGGCGATGGTCAATGCCGTAATGACGGCAGCCGAAGCCAAAGCTGCCGCCCTGGCCGATCTCGGCGTCACTGATCCCGAGAACGGCCTGATTGCAACCGGCACAACCACGGATGCGATTGTGCTTGCGGTGAGCCAAAGCGGGCGCTACGGCGCGGAGCATGTCTATGCAGGAACAGCGACTGATCTTGGCGGCGCCATTGGCCGGCTGGTGTATGCCGCTGTTACCGGCAGCCTGCAGTCGGTGAAATCCGTGCAGCCGGCGCATTCTGTGCAGCCAGCCAAGGTGGAACAATTGGCTGAACCAGTAATATCGGCTCAAACAGATCAAGTTGTGCAGGACGATTCCAAGGCGCAAGCCATCCAAAGCGCCCCCATGGCTCAAGCTGTGCCACCTGCTCCACTGGCTCAAACTGTGTCATCCGCTCGACAGACCCAAGCTGTGCCATCTGCTCAACAGGAGCAGGCTAGGACGAGTGGGCAATGAGCAGTCAATTCCTGATAACCCGGCGGGGTGAGCGCTTGTGAGTCTTGCGTTAATATTGCTGGCAGCCTATGTGCTGGACCTGATCGTAGGCGATCCAAGGAGTCTTCCCCATCCCGTAGTGTATATGGGGAAGGCGATTTCTGCGATCGAGCGGCTGATCCGCCGCTTTGTCTCGCAGCCGCGGAGTCTGAAGCGGGCCGGGATCCTGCTGCCGCTGCTGGTGGCGGGCGGAGCCTGGGGGTTGACAGCACTCCTCGTCGGACTGCTGTCCTGGGTATCTCCCTGGCTCGGCTGGGCAGCCGGGGCTTGGCTGCTCTCCACAACGGTTGCCGCCAAAGGATTGAAGGAGGCAGGGCTTGCCGTATATGTCGAGCT carries:
- a CDS encoding lipoate--protein ligase translates to MLFIDNTGITDASINLAIEEFALKNLPMDESYLLFYINSPSIIIGKHQNTIEEINQEYVKDNNIQVVRRLSGGGAVYHDLGNLNFSFITKDDGQSFHNFLKFTQPVIDYLQSMGVNAELSGRNDLQVGEQKISGNAQFSTRGRMFSHGTLMFNLNLDDVQASLNVNPEKFKSKSTKSVRSRVANIKELLGTEMTIEEFREGLLRSIFGMEPSEVPQYKLTMDDWVRINEISKEHYQNWDWNYGLSPKSNVKHTRKFPAGLVDIRMDIEDSIIQEIKIYGDFFGVGDVADVENALRGKRYEQAEVRDALSGLDLKHYFGRIEPEDFIGLIFLEE
- the cobD gene encoding threonine-phosphate decarboxylase CobD, translated to MLEKYGHGGDLLTAAELYGVGDGLFLDFSANINPLGPPPGVLELLRDSRQAVTAYPDPGHRRLKSLLAESLEVDSSWITVGNGAAESMALLLLAAAPRKVGIIEPCFSEYRQLAEQFGAEVLSVQGTKEQEYRAGVQSIAGLLEQVDLLFLGQPNNPNGVQYSLDDLRLLARKAERCGAILAVDEAFIDFIPGERRQSLLPELAEYRQTVLIRSMTKFYAIPGLRLGFTVAHPELAAAMTSKQVTWSVNGLALLAGEACLRSGQAYEANTRELIAEEREVLRQGLLHLGCAVPPGEANFLLAGLPAPWSAQEMQARLGRSGILVRSCAMYAGLGPGHIRVAVRGRDDNARLLRQMAEIMQGEFL
- a CDS encoding adenosylcobinamide amidohydrolase, whose amino-acid sequence is MDEVKIPFNLTGGETVYLSRVWPGLVLEWKEGHLLLEFPAEADGISSAVYGGGMGRLQRAVNQFVSRDYECSDPVRDMELKLREWGYPQEGCAGLMTAVPLEHAAVIEEDTGSAGIFCCVTAASGNAARAGVDRPVLAAYRPGTINIMLGIDGRLTPAAMVNAVMTAAEAKAAALADLGVTDPENGLIATGTTTDAIVLAVSQSGRYGAEHVYAGTATDLGGAIGRLVYAAVTGSLQSVKSVQPAHSVQPAKVEQLAEPVISAQTDQVVQDDSKAQAIQSAPMAQAVPPAPLAQTVSSARQTQAVPSAQQEQARTSGQ